From Toxorhynchites rutilus septentrionalis strain SRP chromosome 2, ASM2978413v1, whole genome shotgun sequence, a single genomic window includes:
- the LOC129765936 gene encoding uncharacterized protein LOC129765936 produces the protein MLRFAVISVLLVAGLAVAEPPQGYSYSRPHHGGGGGAGLGGGAGIGGGVSGGQLIILATGGGGSSGGAGLGGGLGGGSGGGLGGGIGGGIGGGVGGGLGGGVGGGSSVGSGQLIILATGGGGGGGGSGAGLGGGVGGGFGGGSGGGLGGGFGGGIGGGIGGGSSGGASLGSGQIILLTSGGSSSGGGIGGGVGGGVGGGLGGGIGGGIGGGLGGGIGGGVGGGSGAGIGGGQVIILTTGGGSSGGSVGGGSIGGGSIGGLAPPSTKYGVPGYY, from the coding sequence ATTTCCGTGCTGTTGGTGGCTGGACTTGCCGTTGCAGAGCCACCGCAAGGATACTCTTATTCTAGACCACATCATGGTGGTGGCGGTGGTGCCGGATTGGGTGGCGGTGCCGGAATTGGTGGTGGAGTCAGCGGTGGCCAACTTATCATTCTTGCCACTGGCGGCGGTGGCTCCAGCGGCGGTGCAGGACTCGGTGGAGGACTAGGTGGAGGATCCGGTGGTGGACTCGGTGGTGGCATTGGCGGTGGTATTGGTGGAGGAGTCGGTGGCGGACTCGGAGGTGGTGTCGGTGGAGGATCCAGCGTTGGTTCTGGACAACTCATCATTCTTGCCACTGGCGGCGGTGGTGGTGGAGGTGGTTCCGGCGCTGGATTGGGTGGTGGAGTCGGCGGAGGATTTGGTGGCGGAAGCGGTGGCGGACTTGGCGGTGGATTCGGTGGTGGAATTGGAGGAGGAATTGGAGGCGGTTCCAGTGGAGGAGCAAGCCTTGGATCGGGTCAGATCATTCTTCTTACCAGCGGAGGATCTAGCTCTGGTGGCGGAATCGGTGGTGGAGTCGGCGGAGGAGTTGGTGGTGGACTCGGTGGTGGTATTGGAGGTGGTATTGGTGGCGGACTTGGCGGTGGCATCGGAGGAGGAGTAGGTGGTGGATCTGGTGCTGGAATTGGAGGAGGACAGGTTATCATTCTTACCACCGGTGGCGGTAGCTCTGGTGGATCTGTTGGAGGTGGTTCGATTGGCGGAGGTTCAATCGGTGGACTCGCCCCACCATCTACAAAATATGGTGTTCCCGGATATTACTAA